A region of the Chroicocephalus ridibundus chromosome 1, bChrRid1.1, whole genome shotgun sequence genome:
AGTCCCTCTGCATGGTGGCTACTTTCCCGTTGTTTTAAATGGATAGAAAGGCACACAGCTAGAAAGAAGCGGCAAGCTACGAAGTAGTGAGGGAAATACAGCCTTAGATGTCGTATCACGATATAAGGAGGCAAGAGTAAACACAGACTGACCAATCTGTGTTGGCAGGTTGACTCTGACAATGATCGGTTTGGGCCCCAGCACAAGGCCACAGTCTCGCCCCTTCTCCCTCCATCACTAGTCCTTCTCAAGCTAGGAAGAGCTGATGGCCAATCTTACCTTGTTACAGTGATACCGTCCAAGGCAGCTGGTCTCGAGATCCTATGAAACGCTAGCAGAGACAGAAGGAATAGGAGGAAAACAGCACAGGTAGGAAGCAGCGGAGAAAGATGCgaggagaagaaacacaaaagccCATGTTTCCCTTTGGAGTCCCTGGTAACCCAGAGGTGTTGGCATGTACTTACTCTCCCATGTCAAGAACTGAAGCTCCACAATGTTCTACTATTAATCCTCCACTCTTCAGCATCCTCCTTCTAGAGGATCCAGCTCTTCATTATTTCACTTGTTCGTTAGATTTAATTTCTGGTAAATCACTGTTAACTTCTTAATTTCAAGTCCCACCCTTCTCTTGTTTAGTAGACGCGACTTAAACTCTATCCCTGAATTGCAATAAAAAATCTCCCTTCTTTGGATTAAAGCAGCCTGTTTGCACCCTTCCTGACTCCTCCTGCTACCCTTCTCAGTTACAGACGAATGTGGACTTCCACTGGATCATCTCAGAACTATGGGTAGATAGGTAGGCCCTCCTGTGATATGCCCCACAGTACTACACTTCTCATAGAGAATGGTTCGGGTCAGAAGGGaccaaagatcacctagttccaacccccctgccatgggcagggacatctcccactggatcaggctgctcaaaccccatccagcctggccttgaacacttccaggcatggggcaagtgcgctgggcaacctgttccagtgtctcaccagcctcgcagtaaagaatttcttcctaatatctaatctaaatctaccctctttcagtttaaaactgttatcccttgtcctgtcactatactccctgataaaagagtccctccccagccttcctgtaggccccctttaggtacgggaaggctgcccagagccttcccagagaaggtctccccagagccttctcttctccaggctgaacaaccccaactctctcagcccatcaATCCGGGCTCACAAGTGAGGTCGTAGAataatagaaccatagaattgtctaggttggaagggaccttctcCCAcacaaaaacaagagaaaagcaaagccttttGCATACACCAGCCCCCTCTGGGCTATCCCTTAGCAGCACAGCTTCTGGGGTAGGAAAGTAAACTATACATGTCATGCTCCAATTTCTGCAGTTTGAAACTTATCAATGACCAGCACACTGGATATAAAGACTCTCctgggtcattttttttttttccctcttgtgctATTGTTTATGCCACAGTtatgaaaatgaacaaacaaaacaaaaaagaccagGAAGGGTCTTTCTaaagaaagtatttcaaattGATGCATCATAGAAAGATGCAAGCAAAGAGCAAAAGTTTCTATCAGCAGCATATTTGTGTCAGTATGACATGCAAAATAATTATACATTCACATCCAAATTACTTGATATGTACAGTTGCAAGTGTCACTCATTTAAtgctgaatttattaaaaaattttaaaaaattctacaAAATCTTCTACTTTATCCAGTCACGAAACCTATGTCTGGAGTAACTTCAACAAAAAGAATTACTTCAAATTTTCACCCGTGTCACTAAACTAAAGTTTAGcccaaatacttttttctttttaatctattCAACTGACAGAAATGGAGCTgcaatggtttgggtttttttaatcccaaaaTGGATTATACAAACAACAATTTCATCAAAGATTTTTTACAACAAGCCTAGCATTACTGGTTATATCTTATTATTAAGGTAAGCATTCTTCAAAGAACTGTTATGATTGGAATCTCTTCCTGATACATAGTGACATGCTATTTGCTGGCTGCAGTGAGAAgagtcaaaatgaaaacaaaaatacaaacacgctttttttttttcctcttgtctttaTTGATTTAGACTTCAGAGCTACAGCCAAAAATAGTGCATCTGTAGAAAATTACCACACTTGCTATCAATACAGCATCATCGCATGTTTAGAATCATAAGCACTTGACAATTCGCAAAGGGAACATTCAATCTAACATTTTGGCAATACAGCCCATGAATAGGGAATACagggagaaggatttttttcctccaaaaggaaatatttctgaacagGAATGAAAAGCCTTTGTTAAAAAATGAATTCCAGTCACCCCAGAAAACTCATGCTGGCTCATTCAAGACATCAACATACCCTGCTGGAAAATTCGCGTGGAATGTCAAATGGTATGCAGAAGTTATGACTCTTGCTACAGGTACAACGCCGTCTTCAGCACTTTGTACGCCATCGAGATGGTCACTGCATACGCAACTGCCCAAGACAAACCTCTggcaggctggggaagagggatCAAGTACGCAAAAGTGTGAGCGATCCTAGCCCCAGTGAAGATCCTGAAATGCAGCAAGGCTGTAGACAGCTCAGGACCACTAAGAGCATACAGCAGTCCAATGCCAAGAAACGGGACAATATTTTCAAGGTCATTGAGGTGGCCTCTGGGGAAAGAAGCAAAATTGGTTTACAGTGACACATTTTGTTGAGTAAAGCACTTCAAGACCCAATATTTTTAAGCATCTTCAAAGCACACTACTGTTAAGGCCCTAACACAACTGCTGgcttcctcagcagcagggacTTGATTCAGCTACTAAAATGATTTTGGCATGTTCACCTGACATCGCTCTGGTCTCTCGTGTCGCACCCCACATTTTTAAGCTTCTGATTTTCTGTATGAAAGGATTTAGTTTTTGCCCAGGATCTTCATAATATTAGGGACTTCGAAGAGTTATTTGAGTGCACCTGGGTGTGCAAGAATGCAAGGAAAGGTGGGGAAGAAGACAGCTGGAGTTTTCTTGTAGCCTCTCTCAACTAAACATCACTTAACTGGATGATTGTGATTGCAACTACTAGACTTCATGGTCCAGATGGTCTATTCCAATCCCATAAACTCAGTTTTTAGTCTCCACAAAGACAATATGAAATATCCTACATATGAAACATTCTATAAATCTTCATGAAGTTCAATCATCTTGAAGAATGCTATTTTTGAGCATCTAACAGGTGTGACAGTTACGCTTTTGGTTCATTTTCTTCACTACTAAGCACTAAAATAGCTGAAAAACGTTTAGAAGTTTTAAACCATAATATAATTTGCTAAAAATGTGTTGAGACTGAATTCCTGATCTTGAAGTATTCTTTCACGCCTCttcctaaaccttccctgctccctctaCCTCTTTAGAAAAATTACACTTCCAGCCAAATTTACTGATTGAAACAACCTCTAAGCCTTACTAATTATGTCAAAATTCACAGCCAACTAGAATCAGAACATGGTgctgttttgcagctgctttCTGAAGTCATTTATCATTACAAGGAAACATAccctccagctttttttttccctccaaaaaagTACACTGAAGAAAGTAATGCCTTTTCTATGCCCATAAACACAGCAAATTCTAGTCACTTATACAGAAGAGAAGCCATGCTAAATCTATGTGACGTTCTCCGTTGACACAAAGCTTGCAACAGAAAATATCGTAAACTGCCATTAAGAACCATTgttgggaggaaaaaatggaTGTTGCTGAATCAATGCAGTACCTAGAACCAAGATGACTTCCTAGGTCTGGGGAAGTCTCAATAGCTCTGCAAAATAGCAACACAACATTTCATAATACACTGCTTTAAAAATCTAACCTGTGTAAATGACTCCATGCTGTGGTTGTCATTTCTCTAACGTAACAATTTAAGTTAAAAGGGCATCTTGTAGTAAAGGTAGTATCGACTTAGTTGTCCTCTTAGAATTTACAAATAGAAAAGAACTACTCCTCACCAAAAAGTGTCCATTTTTATACAATAATGAGCAAATTAAACAACTAACAACCCCCTGAACCActcaggaggagaaaaggaaagttcAGAGCATCTTTACAGCCCATTGAGATTAGACTCTTCTTTCTGAGATTTTAGTCCAGAAGAGACATAGAGAAATATACCACAGTCATCTACATTTGCAAGGAGATACTGTTCTGAAATCAGAGCCAATACTTATTTTCAAGATCTTCCCTAATAGTGGTTTAAATGAGAACAGTTTGTTCATATTCAAGTTTTtggtataaaaaaatatatatagcaaaTAAACTGTTAGCTTCATTAAGGAATAATCATATGGAAAGTATTCCATTAAAGCTTTCTTTGTTAGCACAGGTGTACCAAACAGCATCTCTAAAGTTATGATTTTGGTAACATAAAATTTTGCCATCagctaaataaaactaaataagcTGCAACATTCAACCCACTGAAATACGGCTTACATTCTGCCATGAATCCTGCAAACCAAAATACATACACTGCAGGTTGCACAATGTTATACTATTACTAGCATTCTTCCAGAAGGCTGGTCAACTTTCCCGTACAATTGCCACGTCAGTGAGTAACCTCAATTCAATCCAGCAAAAAGAGCACAGGCTTTCACTCCTGCTCAGTATGATTGGCCAGATTAATGCCCTCATTACAACCCTGGAGTTCCATGACTTCAACACAGTTTTACTCCTCTTCGTCCTGTTATTTCCTTTACACTTTAGGAAAAGATACAAATATTGCAACTGGTGTTCAAATTATATAGAAAGCTGATTTCCACTTAATGCACACTGCTTCATATTAAATCAACTTACTACCATATTTTACAATCTTCTCATCACTTCTCCCATGTATACAGGATACTATCCAAGAGTTAGCTATTATAAccaatgatttattatttttagtatgcACGCTGACCGTTTGAATGTGAAACGGTCCGTTCATTGAGACAAATTAATGTATTAGATTACTACATAAAgcaacacaaaacacacaggcTTGCTAAAGAGAATGGTGTGAAATTAATTCCTTGATTTAGTATTATTCTgctatttaaaacaattttgaagaCTCCTGTGCATTACCTGCGTACACGTTCTACACTTGGATCAGTCCGCAGATATTTTTTAGCGCTCTCGCCTTTACCAAATGATGCTGTATCTTCTGGGTTGACAAATGCCTATTTCAAATATAAACACACAAGAAACATTAGAAGCCAGAATGTTTCTTCTAGCCAAGGCAGCTTGCTATAAAGGTCACTCTTTTTACTAATGCCTCTACAACCTCATATAACTTACCTGAAGTTAAACACACGGGGAATAATATATTGCTCACTACATTTACTGTTTTCTTGAGCCCAGCCTGTAAGTAACTTCTGTGCTGACAAATTAAGGTAATTTATGCATGTAGGTAAAGCCTTATTGTAAGATGGACAAGCGTGGCAGATGACTCAGTACTCAGCCTGAAGTAATGCCAATGGGCTGAAGGAACTGACTGACTGTACTGCTTAAGTCTCTCTCTCACTATTCTTAAACTATCCGAAAGCCTTTTTTGGATCCCTTCCTTC
Encoded here:
- the MGST1 gene encoding microsomal glutathione S-transferase 1; protein product: MRSGEMAKLTQLIDNEVFRAYATYATIVLLKMMLMSLITAYFRMSRKAFVNPEDTASFGKGESAKKYLRTDPSVERVRRGHLNDLENIVPFLGIGLLYALSGPELSTALLHFRIFTGARIAHTFAYLIPLPQPARGLSWAVAYAVTISMAYKVLKTALYL